From Enterococcus wangshanyuanii, the proteins below share one genomic window:
- the pgmB gene encoding beta-phosphoglucomutase: protein MKKGFVFDLDGVITDTAKFHYIAWKELAGSLGITIDEVFNESLKGISRMDSLDKILAYGQKENDYSPAEKEALAKQKNDEYVKLLADLSAADLLPGVHDFLMDAKAHHIPCAIASASKNAPMILEKLGVLDFFGHIVDPESLKKGKPDPEIFVKAAQSIAVAPEDAIGFEDAQAGIEGIKAAGMYAVGISATETLAGADLQVASMTELSVEQLIER, encoded by the coding sequence ATGAAAAAAGGATTTGTATTTGATTTAGACGGTGTAATCACCGATACTGCCAAATTCCATTATATCGCCTGGAAAGAGTTAGCTGGAAGCTTAGGCATAACGATCGATGAAGTATTCAATGAATCTTTGAAAGGCATCAGCCGAATGGATTCTTTAGATAAGATCTTGGCTTATGGTCAGAAAGAAAATGACTATTCTCCAGCAGAAAAAGAAGCTTTAGCTAAACAAAAAAACGATGAGTATGTAAAATTATTAGCTGATCTGTCTGCTGCTGATCTTTTGCCCGGCGTCCATGATTTTCTGATGGATGCCAAAGCTCATCATATCCCTTGTGCGATTGCTTCTGCTTCAAAAAACGCGCCGATGATCTTAGAAAAGCTGGGTGTTCTTGACTTTTTTGGCCATATCGTTGATCCTGAATCGTTAAAAAAAGGAAAACCAGATCCGGAGATATTCGTAAAAGCCGCACAAAGTATCGCTGTTGCACCAGAAGATGCAATTGGTTTTGAAGATGCACAAGCAGGAATCGAAGGAATCAAAGCTGCTGGCATGTATGCTGTAGGAATTTCAGCAACTGAAACGCTAGCCGGTGCAGATTTACAAGTTGCTTCGATGACTGAATTAAGTGTTGAACAACTTATCGAGCGTTAA
- a CDS encoding GNAT family N-acetyltransferase: MIEIKKIGADDVEQLKQISIKTFSDTFAKDNDPSDLNEYLTTAYSEDKLSKELTTAESEFYFIYTDDHLAGYLKLNVGEAQTESIANNSMEIERIYVDTQFKRLGLGKKLYEKAVSRANELKKEVLWLGVWEKNTPALAFYEKMGFVQAGQHSFFMGTDEQIDLIMKKTL, encoded by the coding sequence ATGATAGAGATCAAAAAAATCGGGGCAGATGACGTAGAACAGCTAAAGCAAATAAGCATCAAAACATTTTCAGATACGTTTGCTAAAGACAATGATCCAAGCGACTTAAATGAGTATTTGACAACTGCTTACTCTGAAGATAAATTATCAAAAGAGCTTACAACGGCAGAATCAGAGTTTTATTTTATATACACGGATGATCACTTGGCGGGGTACTTAAAACTGAATGTAGGCGAGGCACAAACAGAGTCGATCGCTAATAATAGCATGGAAATCGAACGTATCTATGTGGATACTCAGTTTAAGCGTCTTGGGTTAGGGAAAAAGCTATACGAAAAAGCTGTTTCTAGAGCGAATGAATTGAAGAAAGAAGTTCTTTGGCTGGGCGTTTGGGAGAAAAATACGCCAGCACTTGCCTTCTATGAAAAAATGGGCTTTGTACAAGCAGGACAGCATTCTTTCTTTATGGGCACAGATGAACAGATCGATTTGATCATGAAAAAGACACTCTAA
- the lepB gene encoding signal peptidase I yields the protein MKKKRKQRKKASTATILGFSFPLKKPKKNQSNSRKRKKKHPSKQSKKRLLEEKKKKRQRKKRLQLLKDLLLAIAGASLLIPLCASFFIHFSTITGYGMSPNLRNDDVVIVKKTKQLKRFDLVLFKKGNTTQVRRVIGLPGETIEYKEDHLYVDGLKVDEKFIVDEINESQQNGMNFTESFSIVDMISQQMIPKDKYLLLGDNRSYATDSRHYGLVDIQMIVGVVKMKILPLEEMQVYG from the coding sequence ATGAAAAAAAAGAGAAAGCAACGCAAAAAGGCATCTACAGCTACGATTCTAGGATTTTCATTTCCATTGAAAAAGCCGAAGAAAAATCAGTCGAACTCAAGAAAAAGAAAAAAGAAACATCCTTCTAAACAGTCGAAAAAACGTTTGCTGGAAGAAAAGAAGAAAAAGAGACAACGCAAAAAAAGACTACAGCTGCTCAAAGATCTTTTACTGGCAATTGCTGGCGCAAGTCTGCTGATTCCTCTATGCGCCTCTTTTTTTATCCACTTTTCAACGATCACAGGTTACGGAATGTCGCCCAATTTGCGTAATGATGATGTTGTGATTGTAAAAAAAACAAAGCAGCTCAAGCGGTTTGATTTGGTTCTTTTTAAAAAAGGAAATACGACACAAGTTCGGCGGGTGATTGGCCTTCCAGGAGAAACTATAGAGTATAAAGAAGATCATTTATATGTCGATGGCCTAAAAGTCGATGAAAAGTTTATTGTTGACGAGATCAACGAAAGCCAGCAAAACGGAATGAATTTCACTGAAAGTTTTTCGATCGTAGATATGATCTCCCAGCAGATGATCCCAAAAGATAAGTACTTATTATTGGGAGATAATCGTTCATACGCGACTGATAGCCGGCATTATGGCCTAGTGGATATCCAGATGATCGTAGGGGTAGTAAAAATGAAGATACTGCCCTTAGAAGAAATGCAGGTCTACGGATGA
- a CDS encoding DUF916 and DUF3324 domain-containing protein, translating into MKQLAKYVTGIILGLLFIVNFSTAEVFAAEEANGAGFSYSINYPENQIEETGYYKLKMTPGQEQTVSMTLTNPSSEDIKIDVALTGAKTNRNGVIEYSPVEIKNDPSLKFPFEDLVTGEKTVEVPAGKTVDYEMKIKMPETSFDGVILGGIYMIKQDTEKEKKTNGSIVLNKYAYAIAMVLTETDTKLDKELKLNSVSAGQSNYRNTIFVNVSNVVADYVDDLMMEVQITKQGSETVLYETKKEEMRMAPNTYLEFPVSMNGEEMVAGKYTAKILASSEGYKKEWTKDFEITKDEAGKYNERDVGLVQEKGIDWKIIAAIVGGVLAVIIILFVLIYSLRKKKKETAKKAKKAKKKSKN; encoded by the coding sequence ATGAAACAATTAGCCAAATATGTAACGGGAATAATTTTAGGTCTGCTATTTATAGTCAATTTTTCTACAGCAGAAGTCTTTGCAGCGGAAGAAGCAAACGGCGCAGGCTTCTCTTATTCGATCAATTATCCGGAAAATCAGATTGAAGAAACAGGTTATTATAAGTTAAAAATGACTCCAGGACAAGAGCAGACAGTGTCGATGACATTGACTAACCCGAGCAGTGAAGATATCAAAATCGATGTTGCGTTGACAGGTGCTAAAACCAATCGCAATGGTGTTATCGAATACAGCCCTGTCGAAATCAAGAACGACCCGTCTTTGAAATTTCCATTTGAAGATCTCGTGACGGGAGAAAAAACAGTTGAAGTGCCGGCAGGAAAAACGGTCGATTATGAAATGAAGATCAAAATGCCTGAAACAAGTTTCGACGGTGTTATCTTAGGTGGTATTTATATGATCAAGCAAGATACAGAAAAAGAGAAAAAAACCAATGGTTCAATCGTTCTCAATAAATATGCCTATGCAATCGCGATGGTCCTTACAGAAACAGATACAAAATTAGACAAAGAATTGAAGCTGAACAGCGTAAGTGCGGGACAATCCAATTATCGGAATACCATTTTTGTTAATGTGTCCAATGTGGTGGCTGATTATGTCGACGATTTGATGATGGAAGTACAAATCACTAAGCAAGGCAGTGAAACAGTTCTATATGAGACCAAAAAAGAAGAAATGCGTATGGCGCCAAACACTTACCTAGAGTTTCCAGTAAGTATGAATGGGGAAGAGATGGTGGCCGGCAAGTATACGGCGAAAATTTTGGCCAGCTCTGAAGGCTACAAAAAGGAATGGACAAAAGACTTCGAGATCACAAAAGACGAAGCTGGAAAATACAATGAACGAGATGTTGGTTTAGTTCAGGAAAAAGGAATCGACTGGAAGATAATCGCTGCCATCGTAGGTGGTGTCTTAGCGGTGATCATCATTCTATTCGTATTGATTTACAGCTTACGTAAAAAGAAAAAAGAGACCGCAAAAAAAGCGAAAAAGGCAAAGAAAAAAAGTAAAAACTAA
- a CDS encoding WxL domain-containing protein — protein sequence MKFTRLCAASLVAVIGLSTLGGAQAFAAEDDAAKLTSYGKVEVTEGEVGGGTDTKDPEKPTEPITDGSGGEEDKDKEITTQPNIGTYGIQAVSNLNFGTFSRQSATVEKFARPVTIYGAEKDALGNAVVTDGKLTPDMNDARLRGQYVQWADLRDGGNGYQIQAKMSEQFTNGSNKLVGATIDYSNGVLNYNTAQLGAVPKMGATVFQLTEDPQAEAVVVATADAGAGKGEYFAEYGQSKDFVDVNGVQNTLDTTASSVKLTVPAAVAASAPTGEYVATVTWTMVAQ from the coding sequence ATGAAATTTACAAGATTATGTGCTGCTTCATTAGTAGCAGTTATCGGCTTATCAACACTAGGAGGAGCGCAAGCTTTTGCGGCAGAAGATGATGCAGCAAAACTGACTTCTTACGGTAAAGTAGAAGTAACAGAAGGGGAAGTCGGCGGCGGAACAGATACAAAAGACCCGGAAAAACCAACAGAACCAATCACTGACGGAAGCGGCGGAGAAGAAGATAAAGATAAAGAAATCACAACTCAGCCAAACATTGGTACTTACGGAATCCAAGCCGTATCTAACTTGAACTTTGGGACTTTCTCAAGACAATCAGCGACAGTTGAAAAATTTGCTCGTCCAGTAACGATCTACGGTGCTGAAAAAGACGCTTTAGGTAATGCAGTAGTTACAGATGGCAAACTTACGCCAGATATGAACGATGCACGTCTTCGTGGACAATATGTGCAATGGGCTGACTTACGTGATGGCGGAAACGGCTACCAAATCCAAGCAAAAATGAGCGAACAATTTACAAACGGCTCAAATAAATTAGTTGGTGCAACGATCGATTACTCAAACGGTGTGTTAAACTACAACACTGCACAATTAGGTGCTGTACCGAAAATGGGCGCGACAGTTTTCCAATTAACTGAAGATCCTCAAGCTGAAGCAGTAGTTGTTGCTACGGCAGACGCAGGAGCTGGTAAAGGTGAATACTTCGCAGAATATGGACAAAGTAAAGACTTTGTTGATGTTAACGGCGTTCAAAATACATTAGATACAACAGCTTCATCTGTTAAATTAACTGTTCCAGCAGCGGTAGCAGCTTCTGCACCAACTGGAGAATATGTTGCTACAGTTACATGGACAATGGTTGCTCAATAA
- a CDS encoding WxL domain-containing protein yields MNKKNSLSLILLMALSSFAVSENGFASEADTLDQSGRVTVEGRGTTNPVDPEEPGTDVDPGEGPSTEGTLRIDYASSLDFGRAKITEKNRTYNAMAQLFKDDTPARGSYIQITDERDDAYGWTLQVKQTTQFTNSVIQDKGNQELTGAVLSLDKGWANSFGASIAPTVTRDTIAINEIGQAYQVARADTGGGTGTWTIEFGSSGTEKAQANTLTPETDAAGKALIDETYQKQAYRNSAISLSIPDSTKIYPVQYQTELTWILSEIPQ; encoded by the coding sequence ATGAATAAAAAGAATAGTCTAAGTTTGATTCTTCTCATGGCGCTAAGCAGTTTTGCGGTGTCTGAAAACGGGTTTGCTTCCGAAGCAGATACGTTAGATCAATCAGGCAGAGTGACCGTGGAAGGCAGAGGTACGACGAATCCCGTTGATCCGGAAGAGCCGGGAACAGATGTTGATCCAGGAGAAGGACCTTCCACAGAAGGAACACTGCGGATCGATTATGCTTCATCGCTAGACTTCGGACGTGCCAAAATTACGGAGAAAAACCGAACGTATAACGCAATGGCTCAACTATTTAAGGATGATACGCCAGCACGAGGCAGTTATATCCAAATTACGGATGAACGAGATGATGCTTACGGCTGGACCTTACAAGTAAAACAAACCACTCAATTTACGAATTCAGTGATTCAAGATAAAGGGAACCAAGAACTTACAGGAGCAGTCCTCTCTTTGGATAAAGGTTGGGCCAATTCATTTGGCGCAAGTATTGCACCGACCGTGACAAGAGATACGATTGCAATTAATGAAATCGGACAAGCCTATCAAGTCGCTCGAGCAGATACAGGCGGCGGAACAGGCACCTGGACGATAGAATTCGGCTCATCAGGAACTGAAAAAGCGCAAGCAAACACACTCACGCCAGAAACCGATGCAGCCGGAAAAGCGCTGATTGATGAAACTTATCAAAAGCAAGCTTACCGAAACTCAGCAATCAGTCTGAGCATACCGGATTCGACGAAAATCTATCCGGTCCAATACCAAACGGAGTTAACTTGGATTTTATCCGAGATACCTCAATAG
- a CDS encoding LPXTG cell wall anchor domain-containing protein: MRKNVLFALFSVLFVGVLFSTVPVLAETGVGGQVNTEGKITFYETETSSSESQPPQQSSSETAASEQAVAKPVGKLPSTGELVKNYGLIGGGLLLLILLVFLYKKRQKKEAQ; encoded by the coding sequence ATGAGAAAAAATGTTTTATTCGCACTCTTCTCCGTTCTTTTTGTCGGGGTACTGTTTAGCACTGTTCCGGTACTTGCTGAAACAGGTGTCGGCGGACAAGTCAACACAGAAGGCAAAATCACCTTTTATGAAACAGAAACTAGTTCGTCAGAGTCGCAACCTCCGCAGCAAAGCTCTTCTGAAACAGCTGCTTCTGAGCAAGCTGTTGCTAAGCCAGTCGGGAAACTGCCCAGCACAGGTGAACTCGTTAAAAACTACGGGTTGATCGGCGGCGGACTGCTGTTGTTGATTCTTCTTGTCTTTCTTTATAAGAAACGGCAAAAGAAGGAGGCGCAGTAA